AAAGTATTTAGCGGAAAAAGTGAAGAATTGAGATATAGCAATCACGATGGTGACTATGAATTATTTTATCCCTACAAAAAAGGCAAAAAAATAATTGTTTTATATTTTTCAGAACATGTAAGATATGGAAAATTAGGAAGTTAAAAAACACGGTCTAGTTACGAAAAATTAACAGTAATTGAAAACGAGTAGCATAGTAAACAAACAAAATAACACAAATAAAATATAGTGGAGTATTTTAACCAAGAAACAGAACGAGTAATATTAAGAAAGTTAACAATGTCTGACGTTGAAAAATGGACTGGCTTTTTTGTAGATAATCAAATGTTAAAGTATGTTGGTATTGACATGTCAAAATCACCTAGTACGCTAGCAACTGACTGGATATCCAAACAATTAGAGCGCTACGAAAATCAAGGACTTGGGCATCTTGCAGCTATTGAGAAAAATTCGGGGGAGTTTATTGGGGTAAGTGGAATTATACCACGTGAAGTTGATGGCAAAGCACAAATGGAAATATCGTATTCCTTAAAACAAGAGTTTTGGGGAAAAGGATTTGCTACAGAAATCTCAACACAGTTAAAAAAATTTGGGCTTGAAAATAACATTTCAAATCAATTTGTTTCAATAATAGACAAAGAAAACATAGCTTCTATAAACGTTGCTATAAAGAACGGGATGAAGGTTTTATCCGAAACTAAATATTTGGGAATGGATGTTTTTATTCTTGGATAAAAGTAAAAATCAACTACCGAAAACTCACACTCTAGTATGAGCTTCTCGCTCATAATGGGTATTAAAGTTTAAAACGATTTTAGTTTGCACCAGTATTTAGTTTTTTTTGAAATATTGAGTTAGTATTTGTGTTCACGAGCGGGACCCTCGCTTTAGCTGGAGTACTAAATTAAATCGTAATTAAAATAGTTTGTTTTTAAACAGTTTAATAAATTGGACAAACATTAAAAAGTAGAAATATAAAAATTTAAAAAGTAAACAGATGAGTAGGAAGAATATTTTTGGAATAATTGTTAGTGTAATCGGATTAGCGATGATGGGTTTTGAAATGGGAAACAACTCAAAAAATGGTGAGAGTAATGCGCTTTTACATTTTGGAGGTTTATTTATTGTTTTCGTAGGAGTTTTTATTGTTAGTTTTAATAAAAAAAAAATCGATAAACAATAATTCCCCTGCGAGTGGGAGAAGTTTCGTTCCGTTCACTAAGCTGGCGCGAGCTTCTCGTTCTCAGGCCAAAAACAAAGATGCATTAAAGCTAACAGCAAATTAAAAACTGATAATTTCAAACCAAAAAAGTTATGACAAATTAGACGCAAAAAATGCAAGAGGTTTTAAATGAGAAAACTGAAAATTATACTCCCCAAGAGAAGGTTACTGTTAATTTTGAGTATTTAAAAAACTTACTAATCAAAATTGAAGACAACCATATTCCTGAAAGCGAAT
This portion of the Flavobacterium sp. CECT 9288 genome encodes:
- a CDS encoding GNAT family N-acetyltransferase, producing MEYFNQETERVILRKLTMSDVEKWTGFFVDNQMLKYVGIDMSKSPSTLATDWISKQLERYENQGLGHLAAIEKNSGEFIGVSGIIPREVDGKAQMEISYSLKQEFWGKGFATEISTQLKKFGLENNISNQFVSIIDKENIASINVAIKNGMKVLSETKYLGMDVFILG